Proteins from a single region of Arctopsyche grandis isolate Sample6627 chromosome 1, ASM5162203v2, whole genome shotgun sequence:
- the LOC143910998 gene encoding uncharacterized protein LOC143910998: MKCHFWTLYFLMFLQFGDSKKNQNESLSESIKSTLGENPTTLLPSSNAFNNGDFKVSKIDINSRPKYTMWSKWSRWSDCRENACVQTRKRRCKLKQKCEHTTQTEEKRCRFIKRRGRKRTKCGRKRWKERNRPVKEIKSITRQNVSVSEQDWLIDNRKYKFKIVPKNNKRILPSKSSKWYTKWTRWSPCSQSCTTQRRRFCKRPKLCTQDIIKETAYCYVEGTYCHRWINKKIHTNRNDPNGEFFVDTVIEEVPNRNRNDIYDTNYIQNSLAPNSCGILYNGRNLTARKSAWSLTRIIGGRQAPKGKWPWQVAVLNKYKEAFCGGTLISNRWVLTAAHCIRKRLYIRLGEHNLANRDGTETEMRITQTTVHPGYDPDTVDNDVALLRLPTLARHYRHGIACLPKPRQILPVNRMCTIIGWGKRRSTDAHGSDILHEAEVPIVPTDICKNTYIDYYITSNMFCAGHRKGRMDSCAGDSGGPLLCKDPTVPSQPWTIFGITSFGDGCGKKGKYGIYTRLPNYVRWIHKVLRMPDP, translated from the exons ATGAAGTGCCATTTTTGGACATTGTATTTTCTTATGTTCCTGCAATTCGGTGACTCTAAAaag AATCAAAATGAGTCACTATCTGAAAGTATAAAATCAACATTAGGTGAGAATCCTACAACTTTACTGCCTTCGAGCAACGCATTTAATAATGGAG ATTTTAAAGTAAgcaaaattgatataaatagtAGACCTAAGTATACTATGTGGAGCAAGTGGAGCCGTTGGAGTGATTGCAGAGAGAACGCTTGTGTACAAACCCGTAAAAGGAGGTGCAAGTTGAAGCAAAAGTGTGAACATACAACTCAAACTGAAGAAAAAAG ATGTCGATTTATAAAGAGAAGAGGAAGAAAACGTACAAAATGTGGAAGAAAACGATGGAAGGAAAGAAATCGACCAGTTAAAGAAATTAAATCAATCACTCGTCAAAATGTTTCTGTATCAGAACAAGATTGGTTAATTGACAAtaggaaatataaatttaaaattgttcca aaaaataataaaagaattcTTCCCAGCAAATCAAGTAAATGGTATACCAAATGGACTAGGTGGTCACCTTGCAGTCAAAGTTGTACGACCCAAAGAAGAAG GTTTTGCAAACGACCGAAATTGTGCACTCaagatataataaaagaaaCGGCTTATTGTTACGTTGAAGGAACATACTGCCACCGTTGGATCAATAAAAAGATTCACACTAATAGAAACGATC CCAATGGCGAGTTTTTCGTCGATACTGTTATCGAAGAAGTTCCAAACAGGAACAGAAATGATATATATGATACAAACTACATTCAAAACTCACTGGCTCCAAATTCATGTGGAATTTTATACAACGGAAGAAATCTTACAGCAAGGAAGAGCGCTTGGTCGTTGACACGTATCATAGGTGGACGACAAGCTCCTAAAGGAAAATGGCCTTGGCAAGTAGCGGTTCTCAATAAATATAAG GAAGCATTTTGCGGAGGTACGCTGATTTCAAATAGGTGGGTCTTGACGGCGGCTCATTGCATCAGAAAACGTCTCTATATTCGTTTGGGCGAACACAATCTTGCAAATAGAgatggaactgaaacagaaatgaGAATCACGCAAACCACTGTTCATCCTGGATACGATCCTGATACTGTCGATAATGATGTTGCTCTTCTAag GCTTCCTACTTTAGCTAGACACTATAGACATGGAATTGCATGTTTACCAAAACCCAGACAAATATTGCCTGTAAACAGAATGTGCACTATAATCGGTTGGGGAAAGCGACGAAGTACTGACGCTCATGGTTCTGATATTCTCCATGAGGCAGAA GTTCCCATTGTGCCGACCGACATTTGTAAAAACACGTATATTGACTATTATATTACCTCCAATATGTTCTGTGCTGGCCATAGAAAAGGAAGGATGGACTCTTGTGCTGgagattcaggaggtccactgCTTTGCAAAGATCCCACTGTACCGAGTCAGCCTTGGACAATTTTTGGTATCACTAGCTTTGGTGATGGTTGCGGAAAAAAAGGGAAATATGGAATATACACCCGATTGCCGAACTACGTTCGATGGATACACAAAGTTTTGAGA